The genomic interval GGGTCATCATTAAGTAAGAATTGAGCTTATTTCTTTGCTTTAATCACTTCCAGCACTGCGCCGCAAGTCAGCATTTCTTTTCCATAATATGGATTGCTGATCTTTTTCTCTGAAGACAACCAATCTCCCCCATCACCATTATTGGCCATCGGGCAATGTTGTACATAAATAGATCCTTGCGTAATATCAGCATGTTTAAAGAGTGCGATTACATCAGAACTCAGTGCAGTAAATTCTTTACGCTGCACCTTAATATCCTCAGTACCTGCAATTTTTTCTGCAATCAAAGCTGTATTTTCGCAACCTTCATAAGCTTTAAGTGAAGCAGCCAGGTCCAGAGCAGTCTGGTGTGCAGCTGCTGCATTACCGGCAACCAGCGAATTTTTCAGGCTGATATAGCCTTTATATATGCTTTCCGATTTGGGATCGGCAAGCTTAACATCATTCACTTCTGCTGCCTCACTGGCAGTAGTTGTGCTGTCTGTTACAGCAGTTTTATTTTTCACAGCGCCAGTACAGGCCATCAAAGTTGATAAAACTGCTATTCCAATATATTTCTTCATCAATTTCGTTTTTTGCTCAAAATACTATTTTAATTTTAAATACTTAAAAAACCACAAGATAAATGAACTGCTTTTCATAAATATTGCAATTAGTTGAGAAGTTAGCCTGTACGAAATTATAAAAAGATTAGTTAAGATCTGAGTTTACCCCTGCAACACAGCAGTATAAATTTTAATAATTGAAAACATATCTTCATTTTATAGTGAATAAGATTAATAGTTAAAAAATAGTTATCAAGAAGTAAAACGCATAATAATTACATATTGCTACAATGTTTTGCAACAATATTTTTTAAGTATAGGGGTATCACCAGGCCAGTGCGTTTTAGCTGTGAAATTAAATTACACATGAGCGCACCCAATTTCAGAGACTTTACCAGATTAACAATACTCTCCTCTTTTTTATTCACCGTTGTTTTATTGACTTCGTGCCAGAAAAGACTAACTGTCGACTTACTCTCAGCTGCAGATCGTCCTGTACTGAATGTATGGATGAATGAAAATACCCCGGTAAAGGCACGCTTTACCCTATCCGGCGGGTTAGCGGATGGCCAATCTTTTAAAGATCCTGAAAATGTAGAAACCAAATTATACGAAAATGATGTTTTTAAAGAGTCATTGAAGTCTCAGACCATAGATGGCAAAAAATATTTTATAAGCACTATTGGAGTACTTAAAGATAAGAAGTATAAAGTAACAGCTGCCGCAC from Pedobacter sp. WC2423 carries:
- a CDS encoding DUF3347 domain-containing protein, encoding MKKYIGIAVLSTLMACTGAVKNKTAVTDSTTTASEAAEVNDVKLADPKSESIYKGYISLKNSLVAGNAAAAHQTALDLAASLKAYEGCENTALIAEKIAGTEDIKVQRKEFTALSSDVIALFKHADITQGSIYVQHCPMANNGDGGDWLSSEKKISNPYYGKEMLTCGAVLEVIKAKK